One Vigna unguiculata cultivar IT97K-499-35 chromosome 11, ASM411807v1, whole genome shotgun sequence DNA window includes the following coding sequences:
- the LOC114169256 gene encoding cysteine-rich receptor-like protein kinase 10 isoform X4, with the protein MNPKISDFGLARAFEVGQNQANTKRVMGTYGYMAPEYAMEGLFSMKSDVFSFGVLVLEIICGRKNGEFYLSDGQSLLVYAWRIWYEGKCLELMDPMLEKSFKGSEVGRCIQIGLLCVQEDANDRPTMSDVVVMLASDTVAIPKPKYPAFSVGRMASKIVSTSRTSENLSIHDITTSITLPR; encoded by the exons ATGAATCCCAAAATATCAGATTTTGGATTGGCAAGGGCATTCGAAGTAGGACAGAACCAGGCAAATACAAAACGAGTAATGGGCACTTA TGGATACATGGCTCCTGAATATGCTATGGAAGGACTATTTTCCATGAAATCTGATGTTTTCAGCTTTGGAGTTCTTGTTCTAGAAATCATTTGTGGGAGAAAGAATGGTGAATTCTACCTGTCAGATGGTCAAAGTCTCCTTGTATAC GCTTGGAGAATATGGTATGAAGGAAAATGTTTGGAATTGATGGATCCAATGCTGGAAAAATCCTTCAAAGGCAGTGAAGTAGGGAGGTGCATACAGATTGGTTTGTTGTGTGTTCAAGAAGATGCAAATGATAGACCAACCATGTCCGATGTTGTTGTCATGCTGGCGAGTGACACAGTGGCCATTCCAAAACCCAAATATCCAGCATTTTCAGTTGGAAGAATGGCCTCAAAGATAGTCTCTACATCAAGAACTTCCGAGAATCTTTCCATTCATGATATAACAACCTCCATCACTTTACCTAGGTAA
- the LOC114169256 gene encoding receptor-like serine/threonine-protein kinase SD1-6 isoform X6, with product MAPEYAMDGLFSVKSDIFSFGVLVLEIICGRKNGGFYMSDGQTLLVYAWRTWSEGKCLEVMDPMLEKSFIGSEVERCIHIGLLCVQEDARDRPSMSDVVVMLASDTVAIPKPKHPAFSIGRMASEEVSTSKSSKNFSVNDITSSITLPR from the exons ATGGCTCCTGAATATGCTATGGATGGACTATTTTCAGTGAAATCTGATATTTTCAGTTTTGGAGTTCTTGTTCTAGAAATCATTTGCGGGAGAAAGAACGGTGGATTCTACATGTCAGATGGTCAAACTCTCCTTGTATAC GCTTGGAGAACATGGTCTGAAGGAAAATGTTTGGAAGTGATGGATCCAATGCTGGAAAAATCCTTTATAGGAAGTGAAGTAGAGAGGTGCATACATATTGGTTTGTTGTGTGTTCAAGAAGATGCAAGAGATAGACCAAGCATGTCCGATGTTGTGGTAATGCTGGCGAGTGACACAGTGGCCATTCCAAAACCAAAGCACCCAGCATTTTCAATTGGAAGGATGGCCTCAGAGGAAGTCTCTACATCAAAAAGTTCCAAGAATTTTTCCGTTAATGATATAACATCCTCGATTACTTTACCGAGGTAA
- the LOC114169256 gene encoding cysteine-rich receptor-like protein kinase 10 isoform X3, which translates to MIGMQTICFTFLLLLNFRSFITKAEEQTYLGSSCNNTTQQTLSTAYQTNLDSILTWMSSDSATSNGYNITTIGTNNSSVYGLYYCGGGLAGYFCRVCISTAAREAPQLCSNRVSAVVWNDYCLIRYSNENFFGKAMTYPTWHILGTRNISNITEIQIGEDFLRSLIRKATNGTNQLYYKDGFNLSATESRYAVVQCSRDLTNEVCRQCLEDILAELPKCCEQKLAWNIWSGSCLIRYDDYMFYLLNTQPPSAPAPNVQDKQGNDKRSKILLITFSVTGPIIVLCFSVYCFWHRKRVRKERLPLPSFHKIQPEEMWNTDLPRIPLITILESTDNFSEASKLGEGGFGSVYKGTLPDGTQIAVKRLSKFSGQGSEEFKNEVTFIAKLRHRNLVRLLACCSEGYEKILIYEYLPNKSLDFHLFDVERKKQFDWKLRLSIINGIARGMLYLHEDSQLRVIHRDLKASNVLLDHDMNPKISDFGLARAFEVGQNQANTKRVMGTYGYMAPEYAMEGLFSMKSDVFSFGVLVLEIICGRKNGEFYLSDGQSLLVYAWRIWYEGKCLELMDPMLEKSFKGSEVGRCIQIGLLCVQEDANDRPTMSDVVVMLASDTVAIPKPKYPAFSVGRMASKIVSTSRTSENLSIHDITTSITLPR; encoded by the exons ATGATAGGAATGCAGACAATTTGTTTTACTTTCTTGTTACTGCTGAATTTCAGGTCATTCATTACAAAGGCTGAAGAACAGACATACCTGGGAAGTAGCTGCAATAacaccacccaacaaactctCAGCACTGCATACCAAACCAACCTTGATAGCATCCTGACCTGGATGTCCTCAGATTCAGCCACAAGCAATGGTTACAACATCACCACCATAGGCACTAACAATAGCTCTGTGTACGGCCTCTATTATTGTGGGGGTGGCTTGGCTGGATATTTTTGTCGAGTTTGTATTTCCACTGCTGCCAGAGAAGCCCCTCAGCTCTGCTCCAATAGAGTGTCTGCTGTGGTGTGGAATGATTACTGCCTTATAAGGTACTCAAACGAGAACTTCTTTGGGAAAGCTATGACATATCCAACATGGCATATTCTTGGAACAAGAAACATATCGAACATAACAGAGATTCAGATAGGTGAGGATTTTTTGAGAAGTTTGATCAGAAAAGCAACTAATGGAACCAACCAGTTGTACTATAAGGATGGATTCAATTTGAGTGCCACTGAGAGTAGGTATGCCGTGGTGCAATGCTCTAGAGATCTCACAAATGAAGTGTGCAGACAATGTTTGGAGGACATACTAGCTGAACTTCCTAAATGTTGTGAACAAAAACTGGCATGGAATATTTGGTCTGGAAGTTGTTTGATTAGGTATGATGATTATATGTTCTACCTTCTTAACACCCAACCACCTTCAGCTCCTGCTCCCAATGTACAAG ATAAACAAGGGAATGATAAGAGGTCAAAAATATTGCTCATTACCTTCAGTGTGACTGGGCCAATAATTGTACTATGTTTCAGCGTATATTGCTTCTGGCACAGGAAAAGAGTGAGAAAAG AACGGCTTCCTCTACCTTCATTTCACAAAATTCAACCAGAGGAAATGTGGAACACTGACCTGCCCAGAATCCCATTAATCACAATTCTAGAGAGTACTGATAACTTTTCAGAAGCATCTAAATTAGGGGAAGGTGGATTCGGCTCCGTTTACAAG GGAACTCTGCCTGATGGAACGCAAATTGCAGTAAAAAGACTATCAAAATTTTCTGGTCAAGGCTCGGAGGAGTTCAAAAATGAAGTAACGTTTATAGCTAAATTGAGGCATCGTAACCTTGTAAGACTTTTGGCATGTTGCTCGGAGGGTTATGAAAAGATACTCATATATGAGTATTTGCCGAATAAAAGTCTCGACTTTCACCTATTTG ATgttgagagaaaaaaacaatttgattGGAAACTTAGATTAAGCATTATCAATGGAATAGCAAGAGGTATGTTATACCTTCATGAGGACTCTCAACTGAGAGTAATTCATAGAGATCTCAAAGCCAGCAACGTTCTATTAGACCATGACATGAATCCCAAAATATCAGATTTTGGATTGGCAAGAGCATTTGAAGTGGGACAGAACCAAGCAAATACAAAACGAGTAATGGGCACTTA TGGATACATGGCTCCTGAATATGCTATGGAAGGACTATTTTCCATGAAATCTGATGTTTTCAGCTTTGGAGTTCTTGTTCTAGAAATCATTTGTGGGAGAAAGAATGGTGAATTCTACCTGTCAGATGGTCAAAGTCTCCTTGTATAC GCTTGGAGAATATGGTATGAAGGAAAATGTTTGGAATTGATGGATCCAATGCTGGAAAAATCCTTCAAAGGCAGTGAAGTAGGGAGGTGCATACAGATTGGTTTGTTGTGTGTTCAAGAAGATGCAAATGATAGACCAACCATGTCCGATGTTGTTGTCATGCTGGCGAGTGACACAGTGGCCATTCCAAAACCCAAATATCCAGCATTTTCAGTTGGAAGAATGGCCTCAAAGATAGTCTCTACATCAAGAACTTCCGAGAATCTTTCCATTCATGATATAACAACCTCCATCACTTTACCTAGGTAA
- the LOC114169256 gene encoding receptor-like serine/threonine-protein kinase SD1-6 isoform X5 → MAPEYAMEGLFSMKSDVFSFGVLVLEIICGRKNGEFYLSDGQSLLVYAWRIWYEGKCLELMDPMLEKSFKGSEVGRCIQIGLLCVQEDANDRPTMSDVVVMLASDTVAIPKPKYPAFSVGRMASKIVSTSRTSENLSIHDITTSITLPR, encoded by the exons ATGGCTCCTGAATATGCTATGGAAGGACTATTTTCCATGAAATCTGATGTTTTCAGCTTTGGAGTTCTTGTTCTAGAAATCATTTGTGGGAGAAAGAATGGTGAATTCTACCTGTCAGATGGTCAAAGTCTCCTTGTATAC GCTTGGAGAATATGGTATGAAGGAAAATGTTTGGAATTGATGGATCCAATGCTGGAAAAATCCTTCAAAGGCAGTGAAGTAGGGAGGTGCATACAGATTGGTTTGTTGTGTGTTCAAGAAGATGCAAATGATAGACCAACCATGTCCGATGTTGTTGTCATGCTGGCGAGTGACACAGTGGCCATTCCAAAACCCAAATATCCAGCATTTTCAGTTGGAAGAATGGCCTCAAAGATAGTCTCTACATCAAGAACTTCCGAGAATCTTTCCATTCATGATATAACAACCTCCATCACTTTACCTAGGTAA